A stretch of the Chitinophagales bacterium genome encodes the following:
- a CDS encoding NAD-dependent malic enzyme, with amino-acid sequence MEDSGYGLLRDPRRNKGTAFTLEERKKFGLQGLLPDAIETIETQIMRVSEQLDSISSPINQYVYLTNLLDSNETLFFKTIISDPAKFLPLIYTPTVGEACQRFGHIARRPRGLFISIEQKNNIRAILRNWPVKDVRFTVVTDGGRILGLGDLGICGMGIPIGKLALYTACAGVPPEYTLPVMLDVGTNNEAFLQDPLYPGLKRKRIRGPEFDEFIDEFVAAVNEVFPKICIQWEDLPGVDAIRILNRYQDQVCTFNDDIQGTAAIATAGIITSSRFSGKPFIEQRILFMGAGAAAFGIAEMLVYKFMKDGLSKDEAYNRVWMFDINGLLVKSRTDLAAHQLPFAHDAMPSDDFAKSILTIKPTAVIGVSTVGGAFNQQVIENMSAVNERPVIFPYSNPVSHSECTAEEAYAWSNGRAIFASGSPFAPVNFNGKKYTPGQGNNVFIFPAMGLAVLAIEAKRVNNEMFVAAAEAVAAQVTEADFSDGLIYPRVDNIINVSFNVAVQIARKIFDSGLAGVERPEDIAAFIKSKMYEPHYQ; translated from the coding sequence ATGGAAGATTCAGGTTATGGATTATTGAGAGACCCCCGCAGGAATAAAGGCACAGCGTTTACACTGGAGGAAAGAAAAAAATTCGGGTTGCAGGGTTTGTTGCCTGATGCCATTGAAACCATTGAGACGCAAATCATGAGGGTGAGTGAGCAATTGGACAGCATTTCCTCACCAATCAATCAGTATGTGTATCTCACCAATCTGCTGGATAGCAATGAGACCTTATTTTTTAAAACGATCATTAGCGATCCGGCAAAATTTCTACCCTTAATCTATACACCAACGGTTGGTGAGGCATGTCAGCGGTTTGGCCATATTGCCCGCCGTCCCCGGGGATTGTTTATTTCCATTGAGCAAAAAAATAACATCAGGGCTATTCTCCGCAACTGGCCGGTAAAGGATGTCCGGTTTACAGTAGTTACTGACGGTGGCCGCATTTTAGGATTGGGCGACCTTGGCATTTGCGGCATGGGAATTCCAATAGGTAAACTCGCTTTGTATACTGCATGTGCCGGCGTTCCGCCTGAATATACGTTACCCGTGATGTTGGATGTAGGAACCAACAATGAAGCTTTCCTGCAAGACCCGCTTTATCCGGGGCTGAAAAGAAAAAGAATCAGGGGGCCGGAGTTTGATGAATTTATTGATGAGTTTGTAGCGGCGGTGAATGAGGTGTTTCCTAAGATTTGTATTCAGTGGGAAGACCTGCCCGGCGTGGATGCCATCCGTATCCTTAACAGGTACCAGGATCAGGTCTGCACTTTTAATGATGACATACAGGGCACAGCCGCAATCGCCACTGCAGGTATAATAACGTCGAGCAGGTTCTCCGGAAAGCCATTTATTGAGCAGAGAATTTTGTTTATGGGCGCGGGTGCAGCCGCATTTGGAATTGCTGAGATGTTGGTTTATAAATTTATGAAGGATGGACTCAGCAAAGATGAAGCCTATAACCGTGTATGGATGTTTGATATCAACGGACTGCTCGTAAAATCAAGAACTGACCTTGCTGCGCATCAATTGCCGTTCGCACATGATGCAATGCCATCGGATGATTTTGCCAAAAGTATTTTGACTATTAAACCTACTGCCGTCATCGGAGTAAGCACGGTAGGAGGTGCATTCAATCAACAGGTAATTGAGAATATGTCGGCGGTGAATGAGCGGCCCGTTATCTTCCCGTATTCAAATCCTGTTTCACATTCAGAATGTACGGCTGAAGAGGCTTACGCCTGGAGCAACGGCAGGGCAATATTTGCAAGCGGCAGCCCCTTCGCTCCGGTAAACTTCAATGGGAAAAAATATACACCCGGGCAGGGAAACAATGTATTTATTTTTCCGGCAATGGGCTTGGCCGTGCTTGCTATCGAAGCAAAAAGAGTGAATAATGAAATGTTTGTGGCAGCTGCTGAAGCCGTTGCCGCACAAGTGACAGAAGCAGATTTTTCCGATGGGTTGATCTATCCTCGGGTGGATAATATCATCAACGTGTCGTTCAATGTTGCCGTGCAAATCG
- a CDS encoding OprO/OprP family phosphate-selective porin, whose protein sequence is MPLCTVAQVTERQVGDTTYYKTLIPEEKQGLLKNMSLIANTRYALRNEFMNGDYTGTRYNMEQFRVELRGQAFKRVYFRWRNRFTKTQEPQSVDNLSGSVDLAYFRVDLNDQWSVSAGKLCADWGGYEFDYNPIDIYQYSDIIDYADNFLAGAGVSYKANPNHQFTVQVLNSRTKSFNEIYGSQPNVTEAKAPLAFVANWRGNLFDGKFKPIWSYSFFTEASGTYMHYITLGNQLNLCKKFTIEYDFNLYDEDLDRTSIVSETIPDSLYPYAVPNTMYIGNWLHVYYRLNEHINLALVGMVEFENWTDDNQYAPGDDNSIRVAYGYIPTIEYYPFRDLNFRVYANWVGRIYNYSDYAKTKLGAVDYNTGRFSIGIVTPLAVF, encoded by the coding sequence ATGCCCCTCTGCACAGTGGCACAGGTTACGGAAAGACAGGTGGGCGATACCACTTATTACAAAACCCTGATACCCGAGGAGAAACAAGGTTTGCTGAAAAACATGAGCCTCATTGCGAATACCCGATATGCATTACGCAATGAGTTCATGAATGGCGATTATACCGGAACGCGCTATAACATGGAACAGTTTCGTGTTGAGTTACGGGGACAGGCATTTAAACGTGTCTATTTCCGCTGGCGCAACCGCTTTACCAAAACGCAGGAACCACAGTCGGTTGACAACCTGAGCGGCTCTGTTGACCTGGCTTATTTCAGGGTGGATCTTAACGATCAGTGGAGTGTTTCAGCCGGTAAATTGTGTGCTGACTGGGGTGGTTATGAGTTCGACTATAACCCCATTGATATCTATCAGTATTCCGATATCATTGATTATGCCGACAATTTCCTCGCAGGTGCCGGTGTCAGTTATAAGGCGAACCCCAACCACCAGTTCACCGTGCAGGTGTTGAATTCAAGGACAAAGTCATTCAATGAAATCTATGGCAGCCAGCCGAATGTTACAGAAGCAAAAGCACCATTGGCATTCGTGGCAAACTGGCGAGGTAACCTTTTTGACGGGAAATTCAAACCCATCTGGTCTTACTCCTTCTTTACGGAAGCCAGCGGTACCTATATGCACTACATCACCTTGGGCAACCAACTGAATCTGTGCAAGAAATTTACAATTGAATATGATTTCAATTTATATGACGAAGATCTTGACCGGACGAGCATCGTCAGTGAGACCATACCGGATTCACTTTACCCTTATGCCGTACCGAATACCATGTACATCGGCAACTGGCTGCACGTTTATTACCGCTTGAATGAACACATCAATCTTGCATTGGTGGGTATGGTGGAATTTGAAAACTGGACGGATGACAATCAATATGCGCCCGGCGATGATAACAGCATCAGGGTGGCTTATGGTTATATTCCTACCATTGAGTATTACCCCTTCCGGGATCTTAATTTCCGGGTTTATGCAAACTGGGTGGGCAGGATCTACAATTATTCCGATTATGCAAAGACAAAATTGGGAGCAGTGGATTACAATACGGGCAGATTCTCTATAGGAATTGTTACACCATTGGCCGTCTTCTAA
- a CDS encoding aspartate ammonia-lyase: MKNLNAAVWVLLLLGSQSIIAQTRTEHDLLGDKQIPANAYYGIQTARALENFQMSGVSTNFYPDYVRAFAMVKLAAARANNQVEGRLSKEKLSAIELACQAVIDGKYHDQFLVDLYQGGAGTSANMNANEVLANIALEMSGHKKGEYQYIEPHDDLNMGQSTNDVYPTAIHVALLLHNDKLIKQADSLAKAFHKKGEEFNSLLKMGRTEGQDAVPMTLGQEFHAFGAQLDDAIGILRDAEKYLCEVNMGATAIGTGLTATPGYDVKCVAQLAKITGKPMVLAKDLIGATSSMQAFVMYSAAIKNFAIALSKISSDLIFLATGPRTGIFEINLPPLQPGSSIMPGKVNPVMPELMNEVCFKAIGNDVTVSIASQDGLLQLNAYEPVVAVAIMESQALFYKAMPLFRKNCIDGITANKDVLSHYIERSVGIVTALNPVLGYEKTTELAKEALATNKGILELIREKKLMTDDQIKKLLDPATMTGQK, encoded by the coding sequence ATGAAAAACCTTAATGCAGCTGTGTGGGTACTCCTGTTACTCGGCTCACAGAGCATCATTGCACAAACAAGAACAGAACATGACTTGCTCGGTGATAAACAGATTCCGGCAAATGCCTATTATGGTATCCAAACCGCCCGTGCGCTTGAAAACTTCCAGATGAGCGGAGTGTCAACCAATTTCTATCCCGATTATGTAAGAGCGTTTGCCATGGTGAAACTTGCTGCGGCGCGTGCCAACAATCAGGTAGAAGGCAGATTATCCAAGGAAAAGCTGTCGGCCATCGAGCTGGCATGCCAGGCAGTAATTGATGGAAAATACCATGATCAATTCCTGGTAGACCTGTACCAGGGCGGAGCGGGAACCTCTGCCAATATGAATGCCAATGAAGTGCTTGCCAATATTGCATTGGAGATGAGCGGCCATAAAAAAGGAGAGTACCAGTATATCGAACCGCACGATGATCTGAATATGGGTCAATCTACCAATGATGTATACCCCACCGCCATCCACGTTGCACTGTTGTTGCACAACGATAAGCTGATTAAGCAGGCTGATTCGCTTGCAAAGGCCTTTCATAAAAAAGGAGAGGAATTCAATAGTTTGCTGAAGATGGGCCGTACGGAAGGGCAGGATGCGGTACCTATGACTTTAGGGCAGGAGTTTCATGCCTTTGGCGCGCAACTCGATGATGCTATCGGTATACTGCGTGATGCGGAAAAATATCTGTGCGAAGTAAACATGGGAGCTACTGCTATCGGAACCGGCTTAACCGCCACGCCGGGCTATGATGTAAAATGCGTGGCACAGCTTGCTAAAATTACCGGCAAGCCAATGGTGCTGGCAAAAGACCTCATCGGTGCCACCAGCAGCATGCAGGCTTTTGTTATGTACTCTGCAGCCATAAAGAACTTTGCCATTGCTTTATCTAAAATCAGCAGCGACCTGATCTTTCTTGCCACCGGACCACGTACCGGAATTTTTGAAATCAACCTGCCGCCACTGCAACCCGGCTCATCCATCATGCCCGGCAAGGTTAATCCCGTCATGCCTGAGTTGATGAATGAGGTTTGTTTCAAAGCCATTGGAAATGATGTTACCGTTTCGATCGCGTCGCAGGATGGATTGCTTCAACTCAATGCCTATGAACCCGTCGTGGCTGTTGCTATCATGGAATCACAGGCGCTGTTTTACAAGGCAATGCCATTGTTCAGGAAAAACTGCATAGACGGCATCACAGCGAATAAGGATGTATTAAGTCATTACATAGAACGCAGCGTAGGAATCGTAACAGCATTGAACCCTGTTTTGGGTTATGAAAAGACCACGGAACTTGCCAAGGAAGCATTAGCTACCAACAAAGGGATACTGGAATTGATAAGGGAGAAAAAGCTCATGACGGATGACCAGATAAAAAAACTTTTGGATCCTGCCACCATGACCGGGCAGAAATAA
- a CDS encoding type II asparaginase translates to MKKILSFLACMILIMNAQAELPRVIILATGGTIAGAGASADRAGYTAGKIPIDDLIGTIPSVKKIANISGEQIASVGSQDMTIDIWKKLAVRINEIFKNNEADAIVVTHGTDTQEETAFFLDLVVSGDKPVVLTGSMRPATAISADGPKNLYDAITVAIDPKSKGRGVLVSFNESIFDAREVMKLSTTKTNAFGSPNTGAIGQAYDGKVEYYSSSDREVKTPFTVTADTKLPRVDIVYMYADAPSDQIDMLIAKKVDGIVIAGVGNGNFNKAYMDAVKRAVAAGIIVCRASRTPSGRVVLHDEINDDELGTIVSDDLTPQKARILLMLGLTKTKDKKQLQSYFFKY, encoded by the coding sequence ATGAAAAAGATTCTCTCATTTTTAGCATGCATGATTCTGATCATGAATGCACAGGCCGAATTACCAAGGGTAATTATTTTGGCAACCGGCGGCACTATTGCCGGCGCGGGAGCATCAGCAGACCGGGCCGGTTATACGGCCGGAAAAATCCCGATTGACGATCTCATAGGAACGATACCAAGCGTAAAAAAGATCGCCAATATCTCCGGTGAACAAATAGCATCCGTAGGCAGCCAGGATATGACCATTGATATCTGGAAAAAGCTGGCCGTTCGTATCAATGAAATTTTTAAGAATAATGAAGCAGATGCCATCGTGGTTACACATGGTACCGATACCCAGGAAGAAACTGCATTTTTTCTTGACCTGGTAGTGTCCGGTGATAAGCCGGTGGTGCTGACGGGTTCTATGCGGCCTGCCACTGCCATCAGCGCAGATGGCCCCAAAAACCTGTATGACGCCATCACGGTTGCCATTGACCCAAAGAGCAAAGGCAGGGGTGTTTTGGTGAGTTTTAATGAAAGCATCTTTGATGCAAGAGAGGTGATGAAACTGAGCACTACCAAAACAAATGCCTTTGGCTCACCGAATACGGGCGCCATTGGACAGGCTTATGACGGTAAGGTTGAATATTATTCGTCGTCAGATAGAGAGGTGAAAACCCCTTTCACCGTGACAGCGGATACTAAATTACCCCGTGTGGATATAGTATACATGTATGCAGATGCACCATCTGACCAGATTGATATGCTCATTGCCAAAAAAGTGGATGGTATCGTAATAGCCGGCGTGGGAAATGGCAACTTCAATAAAGCATATATGGATGCCGTAAAGCGTGCTGTTGCTGCCGGCATCATTGTTTGCCGTGCCAGCCGCACACCATCCGGCAGAGTAGTGTTGCATGATGAAATCAATGATGATGAGTTGGGTACTATTGTTTCTGATGACCTGACGCCACAGAAAGCAAGAATTCTTTTGATGCTCGGCCTTACAAAGACAAAGGATAAAAAGCAACTGCAGAGCTATTTCTTTAAGTACTAA
- a CDS encoding T9SS type A sorting domain-containing protein, whose translation MKSYSVLAGSLLSVTHFADAQIIHHQIPDTTFSENQTGLSFDLNNDGITDYTFFLLKSDSGSHVNHQVDGFASNVNNEIAGSIGASSYVYPLAMQKGEIIGGDAEWHAYGSMFWVFGQQYSSGAGTPVQLGNWLGATDKYAGLRLDVDGQKYYGWLRMDVDSFASQFTIKEYAYQSIPDSFILAGDTDLIISGIPNTVASNANSIVIDENTAVISVQPDATDALTITIVNMSGAIVRQTVSKEKQTKVSLTGFPGGLYLLHARAAGATLTKKIFLK comes from the coding sequence ATGAAATCATATTCTGTACTGGCCGGTTCGCTGCTGTCTGTTACGCATTTCGCAGATGCTCAAATCATCCATCATCAAATCCCTGACACCACCTTTAGTGAGAATCAGACCGGTTTGTCCTTTGACCTGAACAACGACGGCATCACCGATTATACTTTTTTCCTGCTGAAAAGTGATTCCGGATCTCATGTCAATCACCAGGTTGATGGATTTGCATCGAACGTAAACAATGAAATTGCGGGATCCATCGGAGCGAGCAGCTATGTGTATCCGCTAGCAATGCAAAAGGGTGAGATTATCGGTGGTGATGCAGAATGGCATGCATACGGATCCATGTTCTGGGTATTCGGGCAGCAGTATTCGTCCGGTGCAGGCACGCCCGTTCAATTGGGAAACTGGCTTGGAGCAACTGATAAATATGCCGGGCTGCGGCTTGATGTGGATGGACAAAAATATTATGGCTGGCTCAGAATGGATGTTGACAGCTTTGCCAGTCAGTTTACGATTAAGGAATATGCCTATCAATCCATTCCTGATTCCTTCATCCTTGCAGGCGACACCGATCTTATTATCAGCGGTATTCCCAATACGGTTGCAAGTAATGCTAACAGCATTGTAATTGACGAAAATACAGCAGTGATCAGTGTTCAGCCGGATGCGACAGATGCCCTTACTATTACTATCGTGAACATGTCCGGTGCCATAGTAAGACAAACGGTATCAAAAGAAAAACAGACCAAGGTATCACTGACCGGGTTTCCCGGCGGTCTTTACCTATTGCATGCAAGAGCTGCAGGAGCAACACTCACCAAAAAGATATTTCTTAAATAA